One window of Camelina sativa cultivar DH55 chromosome 4, Cs, whole genome shotgun sequence genomic DNA carries:
- the LOC104780938 gene encoding protein SHI RELATED SEQUENCE 1 isoform X2, whose protein sequence is MAGFFSLDGGGGGGGGGGNNQEDHRSNTNPPPPVSEAWLWYRNPNANANANANANAPSSSNAAALGTLELWQNHNQQEIMFQHQQQHQQRLDLYSSAAGLGVGPSNHSQFDISGETSTAGAGRAAGLMMIRSGGGGGRSAGVSCQDCGNQAKKDCAHMRCRTCCKSRGFECPTHVRSTWVPAAKRRERQQQLATVQPQTQLPRGESLPKRHRENLPATSSSLVCTRIPSHSGLEVGNFPAEVSSPAVFRCVRVSSVEDGEEEFAYQTAVSIGGHIFKGILYDHGPGSSGGGGYNVVAAGESSSGGGGGQQLNLITAGSVTVATASSSTPNLGGGTGSTSAAAVTYIDPAALYPTPINTFMAGTQFFPHPRS, encoded by the exons ATGGCGGGTTTTTTCTCGCTagacggtggtggaggaggaggcggaggtGGAGGAAACAACCAAGAAGATCACCGTAGCAACACTAACCCTCCTCCGCCTGTATCAGAGGCTTGGCTCTGGTATAGAAACCCTAACGCTAACGCTAACGCTAACGCCAACGCGAacgctccttcttcttcaaacgCTGCTGCTTTGGGAACACTTGAGCTATGGCAAAACCACAATCAACAAGAGATCATGTTTCAGCATCAGCAGCAACATCAGCAAAGGTTGGATCTCTACTCTTCTGCCGCAGGCTTAGGCGTTGGGCCTAGTAATCATAGCCAATTCGATATCTCCGGCGAAACTTCAACCGCCGGCGCCGGAAGAGCTgcggggttgatgatgattcgtagtggtggtggaggaggaa gaagtGCTGGTGTGAGCTGTCAGGACTGTGGGAATCAAGCGAAGAAAGATTGTGCTCACATGAGGTGTAGAACTTGTTGCAAGAGCCGTGGCTTCGAGTGTCCTACTCACGTGAGGAGCACGTGGGTTCCTGCTGCCAAACGCCGTGAGAGACAACAGCAACTAGCTACGGTTCAGCCTCAAACGCAGCTGCCTCGCGGTGAGAGCCTTCCCAAACGCCACCGTGAGAATTTGCCGGCAACTTCTTCCTCTCTTGTCTGCACTCGCATACCTTCTCATTCAG GGCTAGAAGTTGGGAATTTCCCGGCGGAGGTGAGTTCACCGGCAGTGTTTAGATGCGTGCGTGTGAGCTCAgtagaagatggagaagaagagtttgctTACCAAACAGCTGTAAGCATTGGTGGTCACATTTTCAAAGGCATTCTCTACGACCACGGTCCTGGCAGTAGTGGTGGTGGAGGCTACAACGTTGTCGCCGCCGGTGAGAGCTCAtccggtggtggtggaggtcaGCAGTTGAATCTCATAACAGCTGGCTCTGTGACGGTTGCTACCGCTTCTTCCTCTACTCCAAACCTCGGTGGTGGCACTGGCAGCACCTCTGCGGCTGCAGTCACGTACATTGATCCAGCCGCTCTCTATCCAACTCCGATCAACACATTCATGGCCGGTACACAATTCTTTCCCCACCcaagatcatga
- the LOC104780938 gene encoding protein SHI RELATED SEQUENCE 1 isoform X1: MAGFFSLDGGGGGGGGGGNNQEDHRSNTNPPPPVSEAWLWYRNPNANANANANANAPSSSNAAALGTLELWQNHNQQEIMFQHQQQHQQRLDLYSSAAGLGVGPSNHSQFDISGETSTAGAGRAAGAAGLMMIRSGGGGGSAGVSCQDCGNQAKKDCAHMRCRTCCKSRGFECPTHVRSTWVPAAKRRERQQQLATVQPQTQLPRGESLPKRHRENLPATSSSLVCTRIPSHSGLEVGNFPAEVSSPAVFRCVRVSSVEDGEEEFAYQTAVSIGGHIFKGILYDHGPGSSGGGGYNVVAAGESSSGGGGGQQLNLITAGSVTVATASSSTPNLGGGTGSTSAAAVTYIDPAALYPTPINTFMAGTQFFPHPRS, translated from the exons ATGGCGGGTTTTTTCTCGCTagacggtggtggaggaggaggcggaggtGGAGGAAACAACCAAGAAGATCACCGTAGCAACACTAACCCTCCTCCGCCTGTATCAGAGGCTTGGCTCTGGTATAGAAACCCTAACGCTAACGCTAACGCTAACGCCAACGCGAacgctccttcttcttcaaacgCTGCTGCTTTGGGAACACTTGAGCTATGGCAAAACCACAATCAACAAGAGATCATGTTTCAGCATCAGCAGCAACATCAGCAAAGGTTGGATCTCTACTCTTCTGCCGCAGGCTTAGGCGTTGGGCCTAGTAATCATAGCCAATTCGATATCTCCGGCGAAACTTCAACCGCCGGCGCCGGAAGAGCTgcggg AGCTgcggggttgatgatgattcgtagtggtggtggaggaggaagtGCTGGTGTGAGCTGTCAGGACTGTGGGAATCAAGCGAAGAAAGATTGTGCTCACATGAGGTGTAGAACTTGTTGCAAGAGCCGTGGCTTCGAGTGTCCTACTCACGTGAGGAGCACGTGGGTTCCTGCTGCCAAACGCCGTGAGAGACAACAGCAACTAGCTACGGTTCAGCCTCAAACGCAGCTGCCTCGCGGTGAGAGCCTTCCCAAACGCCACCGTGAGAATTTGCCGGCAACTTCTTCCTCTCTTGTCTGCACTCGCATACCTTCTCATTCAG GGCTAGAAGTTGGGAATTTCCCGGCGGAGGTGAGTTCACCGGCAGTGTTTAGATGCGTGCGTGTGAGCTCAgtagaagatggagaagaagagtttgctTACCAAACAGCTGTAAGCATTGGTGGTCACATTTTCAAAGGCATTCTCTACGACCACGGTCCTGGCAGTAGTGGTGGTGGAGGCTACAACGTTGTCGCCGCCGGTGAGAGCTCAtccggtggtggtggaggtcaGCAGTTGAATCTCATAACAGCTGGCTCTGTGACGGTTGCTACCGCTTCTTCCTCTACTCCAAACCTCGGTGGTGGCACTGGCAGCACCTCTGCGGCTGCAGTCACGTACATTGATCCAGCCGCTCTCTATCCAACTCCGATCAACACATTCATGGCCGGTACACAATTCTTTCCCCACCcaagatcatga
- the LOC104780938 gene encoding protein SHI RELATED SEQUENCE 1 isoform X3: MAGFFSLDGGGGGGGGGGNNQEDHRSNTNPPPPVSEAWLWYRNPNANAKTLELWQNHNQQEIMFQHQQQHQQRLDLYSSAAGLGVGPSNHSQFDISGETSTAGAGRAAGLMMIRSGGGGGSAGVSCQDCGNQAKKDCAHMRCRTCCKSRGFECPTHVRSTWVPAAKRRERQQQLATVQPQTQLPRGESLPKRHRENLPATSSSLVCTRIPSHSGLEVGNFPAEVSSPAVFRCVRVSSVEDGEEEFAYQTAVSIGGHIFKGILYDHGPGSSGGGGYNVVAAGESSSGGGGGQQLNLITAGSVTVATASSSTPNLGGGTGSTSAAAVTYIDPAALYPTPINTFMAGTQFFPHPRS, encoded by the exons ATGGCGGGTTTTTTCTCGCTagacggtggtggaggaggaggcggaggtGGAGGAAACAACCAAGAAGATCACCGTAGCAACACTAACCCTCCTCCGCCTGTATCAGAGGCTTGGCTCTGGTATAGAAACCCTAACGCTAACGCTAA AACACTTGAGCTATGGCAAAACCACAATCAACAAGAGATCATGTTTCAGCATCAGCAGCAACATCAGCAAAGGTTGGATCTCTACTCTTCTGCCGCAGGCTTAGGCGTTGGGCCTAGTAATCATAGCCAATTCGATATCTCCGGCGAAACTTCAACCGCCGGCGCCGGAAGAGCTgcggggttgatgatgattcgtagtggtggtggaggaggaagtGCTGGTGTGAGCTGTCAGGACTGTGGGAATCAAGCGAAGAAAGATTGTGCTCACATGAGGTGTAGAACTTGTTGCAAGAGCCGTGGCTTCGAGTGTCCTACTCACGTGAGGAGCACGTGGGTTCCTGCTGCCAAACGCCGTGAGAGACAACAGCAACTAGCTACGGTTCAGCCTCAAACGCAGCTGCCTCGCGGTGAGAGCCTTCCCAAACGCCACCGTGAGAATTTGCCGGCAACTTCTTCCTCTCTTGTCTGCACTCGCATACCTTCTCATTCAG GGCTAGAAGTTGGGAATTTCCCGGCGGAGGTGAGTTCACCGGCAGTGTTTAGATGCGTGCGTGTGAGCTCAgtagaagatggagaagaagagtttgctTACCAAACAGCTGTAAGCATTGGTGGTCACATTTTCAAAGGCATTCTCTACGACCACGGTCCTGGCAGTAGTGGTGGTGGAGGCTACAACGTTGTCGCCGCCGGTGAGAGCTCAtccggtggtggtggaggtcaGCAGTTGAATCTCATAACAGCTGGCTCTGTGACGGTTGCTACCGCTTCTTCCTCTACTCCAAACCTCGGTGGTGGCACTGGCAGCACCTCTGCGGCTGCAGTCACGTACATTGATCCAGCCGCTCTCTATCCAACTCCGATCAACACATTCATGGCCGGTACACAATTCTTTCCCCACCcaagatcatga
- the LOC104780939 gene encoding probable methyltransferase PMT27 codes for MAFGKGRGNKRASTSSYASTITMIIFVALCVIGVWMLSSNSVIPPQITQGSTRTVVSETERSDVSASSNGNDEPEPTNKESEEQPAFEDNPGKLPDDAVKSEDEQRKSAKEKSSKAGGEEGGGRQTDQKQENQQKDEKVSEEREKDNGKENKVVQENDDGQVKQVVKEFEKEQKEQRDEDAGTQSKGTQEQEQGQGKELQDVEQGKKQGQDMEQGTKQGQEQDSNADVTFTDATKQEQPMETGQSETSDNNSKNEENGQQQQEEQNSGNEENGQQNEEKNTVSEENGKEEKSMKDENGQQEEHNTAEDESGNKEEQRTSKDENMEQQEEQKDEKRQEGSEASGFGSGIPKESAESQKSWKSQATESKDEKQRQTSESNTVERIMDGNAWVLCNATAGTDYIPCLDNEEAIKKLRSRRHFEHRERHCPEDPPSCLVPLPEGYKESIKWPESRDKIWYHNVPHTKLAEVKGHQNWVKVTGEFLTFPGGGTQFIHGALHYIDFVQQSLKNIAWGKRTRVILDVGCGVASFGGFLFERDVIAMSLAPKDEHEAQVQFALERKIPAISAVMGSKRLPFPSRVFDLIHCARCRVPWHNEGGMLLLELNRMLRPGGYFVWSATPVYQKLEEDVQIWKEMSALIKSLCWELVTINKDKLNGVGAAIYQKPATNECYEKRKHNKPPMCKSNDDANAAWYVPLQACMHKVPTNAVERGSKWPVNWPRRLQTPPYWLNSSQMGIYGKPAPRDFTTDYEHWKHVVSKVYMNEIGISWSNVRNVMDMRAVYGGFAAALKDLQVWVMNVVNINSPDTLPIIYERGLFGIYHDWCESFSTYPRSYDLLHADHLFSKLKARCNLVPVMAEVDRIVRPGGKLIVRDESNVIREVENMLKSLHWDVHLTFSKHQEGILSAQKGFWRPNTSQ; via the exons ATGGCATTTGGAAAGGGACGTGGCAACAAGCGAGCTTCGACGTCTTCCTATGCGTCGACCATTACAATGATCATCTTTGTGGCTCTATGTGTTATAGGTGTGTGGATGCTTTCTTCCAATTCTGTTATTCCACCGCAGATCACACAAGGTTCCACTCGAACGGTCGTCTCAGAGACGGAGAGGAGTGATGTGTCTGCCTCTTCAAACGGTAACGATGAACCCGAACCCACAAACAAAGAGTCTGAAGAGCAACCGGCATTTGAAGACAATCCGGGAAAGCTTCCAGACGATGCCGTAAAGTCTGAAGACGAGCAGCGGAAGTCAGCCAAAGAGAAGAGCTCAAAGGCAGGAGGAGAAGAGGGAGGAGGAAGACAAACtgatcaaaaacaagaaaaccaacAGAAGGATGAAAAGGTTTccgaggagagagagaaagataatgGAAAAGAGAACAAGGTGGTGCAAGAGAATGATGATGGTCAGGTGAAACAAGTGGTCAAGGAGTTTGAAAAGGAACAGAAGGAACAACGAGACGAGGATGCTGGGACTCAATCTAAAGGAACTCAAGAGCAAGAGCAAGGACAGGGGAAGGAACTGCAGGATGTGGAACAAGGAAAGAAACAAGGGCAAGATATGGAACAAGGAACCAAACAAGGGCAAGAACAGGATTCAAATGCAGACGTGACATTCACAGATGCAACCAAACAAGAACAGCCTATGGAAACGGGGCAAAGCGAGACATCAGACAACAACTCAAAGAATGAAGAAAATGGACAGCAACAACAAGAGGAGCAAAACTCCGGGAATGAGGAAAACGGACAACAAAACGAGGAGAAGAACACGGTTAGTGAAGAAAACgggaaggaagagaagagtaTGAAGGATGAGAATGGCCAACAGGAAGAACATAATACGGCAGAAGACGAAAGcggaaacaaagaagaacagaGAACATCTAAAGACGAAAACATGGAGCAACAAGAAGAGCAGAAAGATGAGAAGAGACAAGAGGGGTCAGAAGCGAGTGGGTTTGGCTCTGGAATACCCAAAGAATCAGCAGAATCACAGAAGTCATGGAAGAGTCAAGCAACAGAATCTAAAGACgagaaacaaagacaaacatCTGAATCAAATACTGTAGAGCGTATAATGGATGGAAATGCATGGGTGTTGTGCAATGCAACTGCAGGTACTGACTATATACCATGCCTAGACAATGAAGAAGCAATAAAGAAACTACGGAGTAGAAGACATTTTGAGCACAGAGAGAGACATTGCCCAGAAGACCCACCATCGTGTCTCGTCCCCCTTCCAGAAGGATATAAGGAGTCCATCAAGTGGCCTGAAAGCAGGGACAAG ATATGGTACCACAATGTCCCACACACAAAGCTAGCAGAGGTGAAAGGACATCAGAACTGGGTGAAGGTTACTGGCGAGTTCTTGACGTTTCCCGGTGGTGGAACACAGTTCATCCATGGAGCTCTccattatattgattttgttcagCAG TCTTTGAAAAACATTGCGTGGGGTAAGCGTACTCGAGTCATATTAGATGTTGGATGTGGAGTAGCGAGCTTCGGTGGTTTCCTCTTTGAAAGAGATGTTATAGCCATGTCTCTAGCACCAAAAGATGAACACGAGGCTCAGGTCCAGTTTGCTCTTGAAAGAAAGATCCCAGCCATTTCTGCAGTGATGGGCTCTAAGCGACTGCCATTCCCGAGCAGAGTATTTGATCTTATCCACTGTGCACGTTGCAGAGTCCCATGGCACAATGAAGGCGGCATGCTTCTTCTGGAACTTAATCGGATGCTTAGGCCAGGAGGTTATTTTGTATGGTCAGCAACTCCAGTCTACCAGAAGCTTGAAGAAGATGTTCAAATCTGGAAAG AAATGTCCGCGTTGATAAAATCCTTGTGCTGGGAACTTGTGACAATCAACAAGGATAAGCTCAATGGTGTTGGTGCTGCAATCTACCAGAAACCTGCCACAAATGAATGctatgagaaaagaaaacacaacaagCCTCCGATGTGCAAAAGCAACGACGATGCAAATGCTGCCTG GTATGTACCCCTACAAGCATGTATGCATAAAGTACCAACCAATGCGGTCGAGAGAGGGAGCAAGTGGCCTGTGAACTGGCCCCGTAGGCTTCAAACACCTCCTTATTGGTTAAACAGCTCTCAAATGGGGATTTATGGGAAACCAGCTCCTAGAGATTTCACTACAGATTATGAACATTGGAAACATGTTGTAAGCAAAGTATACATGAATGAAATAGGAATAAGCTGGTCTAATGTGAGGAATGTAATGGACATGAGAGCTGTCTACGGAGG ATTTGCAGCAGCTTTAAAGGACTTGCAAGTGTGGGTCATGAATGTAGTCAACATAAATTCACCAGATACACTACCTATAATCTACGAAAGGGGTCTATTCGGAATATATCATGACTGGTGTGAGTCTTTTAGCACATACCCTCGAAGCTACGATCTCTTGCATGCAGATCATCTTTTCTCCAAGTTAAAAGCAAG GTGCAACCTTGTTCCAGTAATGGCAGAAGTGGATAGAATAGTAAGACCAGGAGGTAAACTCATAGTTCGTGACGAGTCAAATGTGATAAGAGAAGTTGAGAATATGTTGAAGTCATTGCATTGGGATGTTCATCTAACCTTCTCTAAACACCAAGAAGGAATATTAAGTGCCCAAAAAGGTTTCTGGAGACCAAATACTTCTCAATGA
- the LOC104780940 gene encoding GATA transcription factor 6-like — protein sequence MESVVELAALKNSSKTLTNGGAQNGDDFSVDDLLNFSNEDDEDALVEDETDLKKPQRKRGLSSDETTLLMSNDFSAVNFPTTELAVPMDDLAELEWLSNFVDDSFTPYSSLAPTKKPVWLTGNRRRSVPPVKEETCFKAPPPPVQIRPKRARTGVTYWSHGSPSSSSSSATSSSSGPPSSPLWLSGFDLDLLDEPRVKKQKKTKKLADQTQTQTQTQTRRCSHCGVQKTPQWRAGPMGAKTLCNACGVRFKSGRLLPEYRPACSPTFSSELHSNHHRKVIEMRRKKETSQEEGDDDDDDDGTTGLNQTVQAVPSF from the exons atggagagtgTTGTTGAATTGGCGGCGTTGAAGAACAGTAGTAAAACCCTCACCAACGGCGGCGCTCAAAATGGCGATGATTTCTCCGTCGACGATTTGCTCAACTTCTCTAACGAAGACGATGAAGACGCTCTCGTTGAGGATGAGACTGACTTGAAGAAACCCCAACGAAAAAGAGGTCTCTCGTCTGACGAAACTACCCTTCTCATGAGCAACGATTTCTCCGCCGTCAATTTCCCCACCACCGAGCTCGCCGTTCCG ATGGATGATTTAGCGGAACTTGAATGGTTATCAAATTTCGTAGACGACTCTTTCACGCCTTATTCCTCGTTGGCTCCGACGAAGAAACCGGTTTGGTTAACCGGGAATCGAAGACGTTCTGTACCACCGGTTAAGGAGGAGACTTGTTTCAAAGCACCTCCACCTCCGGTTCAAATCAGGCCCAAACGAGCTAGAACCGGAGTCACCTACTGGTCTCATGGTTCGCCGTCTTCGTCTTCGAGCTCTGCGACGTCGTCTTCCTCTGGTCCTCCTTCAAGCCCTCTATGGCTCTCCggttttgatttggatttgCTTGATGAACCAAGGGttaagaaacagaagaagacgaagaaattAGCTGATCAGACGCAGACGCagacgcaaacgcaaacgcggAGGTGTAGTCATTGCGGCGTTCAGAAAACGCCTCAGTGGAGAGCAGGACCAATGGGAGCGAAGACGCTGTGCAACGCGTGTGGTGTGCGTTTCAAATCGGGTCGGTTGTTACCCGAGTACAGACCCGCTTGTAGCCCGACGTTTTCGAGTGAGCTTCACTCAAACCACCACCGTAAAGTCATTGAGATGCGTCGGAAGAAAGAGACCTCCCAAGAAgagggtgatgatgatgatgatgatgatggaacaACCGGATTGAATCAAACGGTTCAGGCTGTACCGAGTTTTTGA
- the LOC104780941 gene encoding uncharacterized protein LOC104780941 isoform X1: MKSSPRPILTFVSSFSCTMMKSSLCFQSGHKLKTLCNAFQMGSVSTRIQQTYIHITDMDLSELSLLSQPSHIRNWFPSYVSELQTSDEDCLSPIDNCESTNVTDLPPYTSKVKDRFQLQDFGDDTHLEEDKISSTSLETMRKEESAQRSNDGEIIALRNSVKYLETVVENLHHHIIRLVANNGKKKM; encoded by the exons ATGAAAAGCTCTCCGAGACCAATCTTAACATTTGTCTCGAGCTTCTCCTGCACAATGATGAAAAgctctctttgttttcaaag TGGGCACAAATTAAAGACGTTGTGCAATGCGTTTCAAATGGGGTCGGTTAGTACCCGAATACAACAGACCTACATACAT ATTACAGATATGGATCTTAGCGAGTTGTCATTATTGTCAC aaccTTCTCATATAAGGAATTGGTTTCCCAGCTATGTTTCTGAATTGCAAACAAGTGATGAAGATTGTTTGTCTCCTATAGACAACTGTGAATCTACAAATGTTACAGACTTACCACCGTATACATCAAAG GTTAAAGATAGATTTCAGCTGCAG GATTTCGGTGATGACACTCACTTGGAAGAAGACAAAATATCCAGTACTTCTCTAGAAACTATGAGGAAGGAAGAGTCTGCACAAAGAAGCAATGATGGTGAAATCATTGCCTTAAGGAACAGTGTGAAATATCTAGAAACGGTTGTGGAAAATTTGCATCACCATATCATTCGTTTAGTTGCTAACAATggcaagaaaaaaatgtaa
- the LOC104780941 gene encoding uncharacterized protein LOC104780941 isoform X2 — MKSSPRPILTFVSSFSCTMMKSSLCFQSGHKLKTLCNAFQMGSVSTRIQQTYIHITDMDLSELSLLSQPSHIRNWFPSYVSELQTSDEDCLSPIDNCESTNVTDLPPYTSKDFGDDTHLEEDKISSTSLETMRKEESAQRSNDGEIIALRNSVKYLETVVENLHHHIIRLVANNGKKKM; from the exons ATGAAAAGCTCTCCGAGACCAATCTTAACATTTGTCTCGAGCTTCTCCTGCACAATGATGAAAAgctctctttgttttcaaag TGGGCACAAATTAAAGACGTTGTGCAATGCGTTTCAAATGGGGTCGGTTAGTACCCGAATACAACAGACCTACATACAT ATTACAGATATGGATCTTAGCGAGTTGTCATTATTGTCAC aaccTTCTCATATAAGGAATTGGTTTCCCAGCTATGTTTCTGAATTGCAAACAAGTGATGAAGATTGTTTGTCTCCTATAGACAACTGTGAATCTACAAATGTTACAGACTTACCACCGTATACATCAAAG GATTTCGGTGATGACACTCACTTGGAAGAAGACAAAATATCCAGTACTTCTCTAGAAACTATGAGGAAGGAAGAGTCTGCACAAAGAAGCAATGATGGTGAAATCATTGCCTTAAGGAACAGTGTGAAATATCTAGAAACGGTTGTGGAAAATTTGCATCACCATATCATTCGTTTAGTTGCTAACAATggcaagaaaaaaatgtaa